In one Dreissena polymorpha isolate Duluth1 chromosome 7, UMN_Dpol_1.0, whole genome shotgun sequence genomic region, the following are encoded:
- the LOC127837576 gene encoding uncharacterized protein LOC127837576 — protein MASAGIEDVYAREDDQAWTKIQEENKAILTEITELCNRPDRKTPEVLFLLGGPGVGKSSLVNTINKALCGKYYPKAKTGSGNAQSKTLTLQWFEHSGVQMFELQGAQKDAFSKCLHLLPNVIDAAGNEDHNSAELREILEMVFGGFIPPGTSVEFLQDQQKEGKVGCLKRLYPLCNEEWKVTKVVFVASCKEPLPTQMVECLNEVLRAYDKKTGFPKFNIDVFVVITKYDLVEEQKRFPAVRQQEQITMEKFLEHEREVATHFSIDGSLKHNSIRWVSYVDGHSEDNPFIENIALKFVRQMMQPGRSKHQVENAPSTVVTPLVEMSRDAERWLAETNVNMKTALLVLVAALIIALIYHLLTRSPESKMDL, from the exons ATGGCGAGCGCCGGTATTGAAG ATGTATATGCAAGAGAAGACGACCAAGCTTGGACCAAAATCCAGGAAGAAAACAAGGCTATACTTACTGAAATTACAGAGCTGTGCAATCG GCCGGACAGAAAGACCCCAGAAGTGCTCTTTCTTCTTGGAGGTCCAGGAGTGGGGAAAAGTTCCTTGGTAAACACCATCAACAAGGCCTTATGCGGAAAGTACTACCCGAAAGCTAAAACAGGAAGTGGGAATGCGCAATCGAAAACTCTAACACTCCAATG GTTTGAACATAGTGGCGTTCAGATGTTTGAACTGCAGGGTGCGCAAAAAGACGCGTTTTCAAAATGTCTGCATTTGTTGCCAAATGTCATAGACGCGGCTGGAAACGAAGATCATAATTCGGCGGAATTGCGTGAAATTCTAGAGATGGTGTTTGGAG GTTTTATTCCTCCCGGAACGTCTGTTGAATTTCTTCAAGATCAACAAAAAGAAGGCAAGGTGGGTTGTCTGAAGCGATTATACCCTCTCTGCAATGAGGAATGGAAAGTGACGAAGGTCGTGTTTGTTGCTAGCTGTAAGGAACCACTTCCAACGCAAATGGTTGAATGTCTCAATGAAGTTCTCAGAGCTTATGACAAAAAGACGGGATTTCCCAAAT TCAATATCGATGTATTTGTTGTCATTACAAAATACGATTTGGTGGAAGAACAGAAACGATTTCCCGCAGTCCGCCAACAGGAACAAATTACCATGGAGAAATTCCTGGAACACGAGCGCGAAGTAGCGACGCATTTCAGCATCGACGGTTCTTTAAAGCACAACAGCATCCGCTGGGTGAGCTACGTGGACGGTCATAGCGAGGATAATCCTTTCATCGAGAACATCGCTCTGAAGTTCGTGCGGCAGATGATGCAACCTGGACGGAGTAAACATCAAGTAGAAAACGCACCTTCTACTGTTGTCACTCCTCTAGTAGAGATGTCCCGGGACGCTGAGAGATGGTTGGCAGAAACTAATGTGAATATGAAAACAGCTCTGCTCGTGCTGGTGGCTGCATTGATCATCGCCTTAATTTACCACTTACTCACAAGAAGTCCTGAATCAAAGATGGACTTATGA